A region from the Phycisphaerales bacterium genome encodes:
- a CDS encoding SRPBCC family protein has product MTTGNTVRLHRVLKAPASRVYKAFIDPRAMVKWMPPHGYVGEVHSHEAKVGGTYRMSFASLGSGMTHSFGGTYVELVENEKIVVTDRFDDPNLPGEMRVTTTLRPVSCGTEVIITQEKIPSIIPVEICTLGWQESLEMLAGLVEAEVE; this is encoded by the coding sequence ATGACCACCGGCAACACCGTCCGCCTCCACCGCGTCCTCAAGGCCCCGGCGTCGCGCGTCTACAAGGCGTTCATCGATCCGCGAGCGATGGTGAAGTGGATGCCGCCGCATGGATACGTCGGCGAGGTGCACTCGCACGAGGCCAAAGTCGGCGGCACCTACCGCATGTCCTTCGCCAGCCTCGGGTCCGGCATGACGCACTCCTTCGGCGGGACGTACGTCGAACTCGTCGAGAACGAGAAGATCGTCGTCACCGACCGCTTCGACGACCCCAACCTTCCCGGCGAGATGCGCGTGACGACGACGCTGCGGCCGGTCTCGTGCGGGACGGAAGTCATCATCACGCAAGAAAAGATCCCCAGCATCATCCCGGTCGAGATCTGCACACTGGGATGGCAGGAATCGCTGGAGATGCTGGCGGGGCTGGTGGAGGCGGAGGTGGAGTAG
- a CDS encoding ABC transporter ATP-binding protein, with product MTPHPAALLDVKDLKTHFPIRSGVLQRVTGWVKAVDGVSFEIERGETLGLVGESGCGKTTVGRSILRLIPPTGGDVHFDGEDVLSSRGPRLKALRRKMQIIFQDPGSSLNPRMRIGSILAEPLIVHGMGGPKDELRQHVEELLVRCGMPRAAADRYPHEFSGGQRQRIGIARALALKPSFIVCDEPTSALDVSIQAQIINLLSDLQNEFGLSYLFISHDMSVIQHVCKRIAVMYKGKIVEMGERDQILHDAKHPYTKALLSAVPVADPRRTRERIVFEGMAS from the coding sequence GTGACGCCCCATCCAGCCGCGCTTCTCGACGTCAAGGACCTCAAGACCCATTTCCCGATCCGCTCGGGCGTGCTGCAGCGCGTGACGGGGTGGGTGAAGGCTGTGGACGGCGTGTCGTTCGAGATCGAGCGGGGCGAGACGTTGGGTCTCGTCGGCGAGTCGGGGTGTGGGAAGACCACCGTCGGGCGATCCATCCTGCGTCTCATTCCGCCCACTGGCGGCGATGTGCACTTTGATGGGGAGGATGTGCTCTCGTCGCGTGGACCGCGGCTCAAGGCGCTGCGGCGGAAGATGCAAATCATCTTCCAAGATCCTGGGTCTTCGTTGAATCCGCGGATGCGCATCGGATCGATCCTGGCCGAGCCGTTGATCGTGCACGGGATGGGCGGGCCCAAGGACGAACTGCGGCAGCACGTCGAGGAGTTGCTTGTTCGATGCGGCATGCCGCGTGCGGCGGCGGACCGGTATCCGCACGAGTTCAGCGGCGGGCAGCGTCAGCGGATTGGCATCGCGCGGGCGCTGGCGCTCAAGCCGAGTTTCATCGTGTGCGACGAGCCGACGAGCGCGCTGGATGTGTCGATCCAGGCGCAGATCATCAATCTCTTGTCGGATCTGCAGAATGAGTTCGGATTGTCGTACCTGTTCATCAGCCACGACATGAGCGTGATCCAGCACGTGTGCAAGCGGATCGCGGTCATGTACAAGGGCAAGATCGTGGAGATGGGCGAGCGCGACCAGATCCTGCACGACGCGAAGCATCCATACACCAAGGCGCTCCTGAGCGCGGTGCCCGTCGCCGATCCCAGGCGCACGCGTGAGAGGATCGTGTTTGAGGGGATGGCGAGTTAG
- the moaA gene encoding GTP 3',8-cyclase MoaA, which produces MSYALPLLDESRLTRSDIDPNVDSPSHSRPLQRDRLIDSHGRTIHELRLSITDRCNFRCVYCMEPDVRFALASTLLSPEELERVARVCVSLGVTKIRLTGGEPTVHPRLTEIISRIASLGVRDIAITTNGSLLTPRSLAAWKSAGLSRITISLDSLRPDRFARLTRSTSTPDDILRGIEHSIDAGLTPVKVNAVVMRGFNEDEVADIAALARRYPIDVRFIEAMPLDSARAWDESRLVSADEILERVSRVWPLVPIDRECDSATSERYAFADAPSSNTGTVGVIAPVTRAFCGACSRLRITADGMVRPCLFSTTEYDLKSALRAGASDDDLATILLDATWRKQPGHGIRSSSFKQPTRPMSAIGG; this is translated from the coding sequence ATGAGTTACGCCCTCCCTCTTCTGGATGAGTCACGCCTCACGCGTTCGGACATTGATCCAAACGTAGATAGCCCATCTCATTCGAGGCCTCTCCAGCGGGATCGACTCATCGACTCCCATGGCCGCACCATCCACGAACTCCGCCTCAGCATCACCGATCGCTGCAACTTCCGCTGCGTCTACTGCATGGAGCCGGATGTTCGCTTCGCCTTAGCCTCCACGCTCCTCAGCCCCGAAGAACTCGAACGCGTTGCCCGCGTCTGCGTCTCCCTCGGCGTCACCAAAATACGCCTCACCGGAGGCGAGCCGACCGTCCACCCACGACTCACCGAGATCATCTCCCGCATCGCCTCCCTCGGCGTTCGCGACATCGCCATCACCACCAACGGCTCGCTTCTCACGCCTCGCTCGCTCGCCGCGTGGAAGTCGGCCGGCTTGTCCAGAATCACCATCAGCCTCGACAGCCTCCGCCCCGATCGCTTTGCAAGGCTCACACGCAGCACGAGCACTCCTGATGACATCCTCCGGGGGATCGAGCATTCCATCGACGCCGGGCTTACGCCGGTCAAAGTCAACGCCGTCGTGATGCGCGGATTCAACGAGGACGAGGTCGCCGACATCGCGGCCCTCGCCCGCCGATACCCCATCGATGTCCGCTTCATCGAGGCCATGCCCCTCGATTCCGCCCGGGCCTGGGATGAATCCCGTCTCGTTTCCGCCGATGAGATCCTTGAACGAGTCTCGCGAGTCTGGCCGCTCGTCCCCATCGACCGCGAGTGCGACAGCGCCACCAGCGAGCGCTACGCCTTCGCCGACGCTCCATCGTCAAACACAGGCACCGTCGGCGTCATCGCTCCGGTCACGCGCGCCTTCTGCGGCGCGTGCAGCCGCCTCCGCATCACCGCCGATGGCATGGTCCGCCCCTGCCTCTTCTCGACCACCGAGTACGACCTGAAGTCCGCCCTCCGCGCGGGCGCATCCGACGACGATCTCGCCACGATCCTCCTCGACGCGACGTGGCGCAAGCAACCCGGCCACGGCATCCGATCGTCGTCGTTCAAACAGCCCACCCGCCCAATGTCCGCCATCGGCGGCTGA
- a CDS encoding MOSC domain-containing protein, translating to MRVVSVNIAVPKTVEQRGKPTSTGIFKKPTANPVRLTATGVEGDYVADTKNHGGPEMAVYCIDRDVYERWESGAPLPASIGTPLHLSPGIFGENLTLEGMSDTMVHIGDRFAVGTEGAEIEVSMPRTPCSMLGIAMGDMEFPKRFLESHHVGFYARVIQEGRVRAGDTIRQTRADAAHLSVAEVVRIRFFENDNAERIARALECRSLSPKWRTWLEQRREELAAGKAS from the coding sequence ATGCGAGTTGTGTCCGTCAATATCGCCGTCCCCAAGACCGTCGAGCAGCGCGGCAAGCCCACATCCACCGGGATCTTCAAGAAACCCACCGCCAATCCCGTCCGCCTCACCGCCACAGGCGTCGAGGGCGATTATGTCGCCGACACCAAAAACCACGGCGGCCCCGAAATGGCGGTCTACTGCATCGACCGCGATGTCTACGAGCGATGGGAATCCGGAGCGCCGCTCCCCGCGTCCATCGGCACGCCTCTTCATCTCTCGCCGGGCATCTTTGGCGAGAATCTCACGCTCGAGGGCATGAGCGACACCATGGTCCACATCGGCGATCGATTCGCGGTCGGCACCGAAGGCGCCGAGATCGAGGTCAGCATGCCGCGCACACCCTGCTCCATGCTCGGGATCGCCATGGGCGACATGGAGTTCCCCAAGCGATTCCTCGAGTCCCACCACGTCGGGTTCTACGCCCGGGTGATCCAAGAGGGCCGCGTCCGCGCCGGCGATACCATCCGCCAGACTCGTGCCGACGCCGCCCATCTCAGCGTCGCCGAGGTGGTCCGCATCCGATTTTTCGAGAACGACAACGCTGAGCGGATCGCTCGCGCCCTGGAGTGCCGATCGCTCAGCCCCAAGTGGCGGACCTGGCTCGAACAGCGTCGCGAAGAACTCGCCGCCGGGAAGGCGTCATGA
- a CDS encoding (2Fe-2S)-binding protein — protein MGNEKDLGHSHDSAPRNDAHGVSRRSFMKTLGLSAAGASIAGKATARPGGPASAAEGDEIPINGPGPVSVTLKVNGGEMKTSIEPATTLLETLRMNLGLTGAKEICDRGSCGGCSVMVDGKLTASCMMLAIDAIGSEITTVEGLAKGDRLDPVQEAFIKHDALQCGFCTPGFVVACRALLNENPKPTLDEIKHGISGNICRCGTYTNIFNACLEASGQAPILDGPVNG, from the coding sequence ATGGGGAACGAGAAGGACCTGGGGCATTCCCATGATTCGGCTCCGCGTAACGACGCCCATGGCGTGTCGCGGCGCTCGTTCATGAAGACACTGGGGCTGTCGGCGGCCGGGGCATCGATCGCGGGAAAGGCAACGGCCAGGCCAGGTGGGCCGGCGAGTGCCGCCGAGGGGGACGAGATTCCGATCAATGGGCCGGGACCGGTGTCGGTGACGCTCAAGGTCAACGGCGGCGAGATGAAGACCAGCATCGAGCCCGCGACGACGCTGCTCGAGACGCTTCGAATGAACCTCGGGCTGACGGGGGCGAAAGAGATCTGCGACCGCGGCTCGTGCGGCGGGTGCAGCGTCATGGTCGATGGGAAACTCACCGCGTCGTGCATGATGCTCGCGATAGACGCGATCGGGAGCGAGATCACGACCGTCGAGGGGCTGGCCAAGGGTGACCGGCTCGATCCGGTGCAAGAGGCGTTCATCAAGCACGACGCCCTGCAGTGCGGATTCTGCACGCCCGGGTTTGTCGTAGCGTGCCGGGCGTTACTCAATGAAAACCCCAAGCCGACGCTCGACGAGATCAAGCATGGGATCAGCGGGAACATCTGCCGGTGTGGGACCTATACGAACATCTTCAACGCGTGCCTCGAGGCGTCGGGGCAGGCCCCGATTTTGGATGGGCCTGTGAACGGTTGA
- a CDS encoding xanthine dehydrogenase family protein molybdopterin-binding subunit, with product MSETSQPTVMPTTNRPQNANAAINADTSRLDGVAKVTGRAKYSRDYFLPNGLFAAFIRSPYGKATLVDADEAAAKGVPGVVEVVLDDRKEAKYQGQPVGYLLADSPNAMKRGLKALKAKWEFEAKPGSCLEEVEKIRPAMENDSASGTFEKADHILEAEYSTPIQTHVCLETHGSVADHRGESATVYTSTQGTYAARDGLAGAVGLKESEFELVCEYIGGGFGSKLNGAGKEGAQAAKLSAKHKRPVYLFCNRKEEHLDTGNRPSSHVSVKLAIQKDGTILGGQIHSWGGAGAGGRGGGTSMPSGRYRFGSRGDLERTHEDVAFAGGAPRPMRAPGAPQGAFVEELILDEVATMCDIDPIELRLKIGSNSEDRGDMMKEAARLIGWDRRVKTGSQIGVIRRGFGIGQCSWHQSPATADVEVIINRDGSVVAKSGSQDIGTGTRTAVGIGAAEGLGVPLAAISAMVGRSSYPIGPNSGGSVTLANVYPASFRAGEDARDKFLAFLGSSLGVEAGLLSIKGGEVFNDGKKILSWSDACAKIGDAIVGRGHNDQRTRRADEGDGHSSGVQAVEVEVDTSTGVVRAKRVVAIQACGRAVFRKGAESQIMGGVIQGLSFALFESKIMDRSTGTMVNPNMEQYKILGPDDMPHIVPVLWTKNQTSPRSLAEPPVVPTAGALACAVFNAIGAPVRSLPITPDKVLAALRGGAQ from the coding sequence ATGTCCGAGACGAGCCAACCCACGGTGATGCCCACCACGAACCGTCCGCAGAACGCGAACGCCGCGATCAACGCGGACACGTCGCGTCTGGACGGCGTGGCAAAGGTGACCGGGCGGGCGAAGTACAGCCGGGATTACTTTCTTCCCAACGGCCTCTTCGCCGCGTTCATCCGATCGCCGTATGGCAAGGCGACGCTGGTCGATGCGGACGAAGCGGCGGCGAAGGGTGTGCCCGGCGTCGTCGAGGTTGTGCTTGACGATCGCAAGGAGGCGAAGTATCAGGGACAACCGGTCGGGTATCTGCTGGCGGACTCGCCCAACGCGATGAAGCGAGGGCTGAAGGCGCTCAAGGCGAAGTGGGAGTTCGAGGCGAAGCCCGGCTCGTGCCTTGAGGAGGTCGAGAAGATCCGCCCCGCGATGGAGAACGACTCGGCGAGCGGCACGTTCGAGAAGGCCGACCATATTCTCGAAGCCGAGTATTCCACGCCGATCCAGACGCACGTCTGCCTCGAGACGCACGGGAGCGTGGCGGACCATCGCGGCGAGAGCGCGACGGTGTACACCTCGACGCAAGGGACCTACGCGGCCCGCGACGGACTGGCGGGAGCGGTGGGCTTGAAGGAATCCGAGTTCGAACTCGTCTGCGAGTACATCGGCGGCGGATTCGGATCGAAACTCAACGGCGCGGGCAAGGAGGGTGCCCAGGCCGCGAAACTCTCGGCAAAGCACAAACGACCAGTGTACCTCTTCTGCAACCGCAAGGAGGAACACCTGGACACGGGCAATCGCCCCTCGAGCCACGTGAGCGTGAAACTGGCGATCCAGAAGGATGGCACGATCCTCGGCGGACAGATCCACTCGTGGGGCGGTGCGGGCGCCGGTGGTCGCGGAGGCGGTACATCGATGCCCTCGGGTCGCTATCGCTTCGGCAGTCGCGGCGATCTCGAGCGGACGCACGAGGATGTCGCGTTTGCCGGTGGCGCACCACGACCCATGCGGGCGCCGGGCGCGCCGCAGGGGGCGTTCGTTGAGGAACTGATCCTCGACGAGGTCGCGACGATGTGTGACATCGATCCGATCGAACTTCGCCTGAAGATCGGCTCGAACAGCGAGGATCGCGGCGACATGATGAAGGAGGCAGCCCGGCTCATCGGGTGGGACAGGCGCGTGAAGACGGGTTCGCAGATCGGCGTGATCCGACGCGGATTTGGAATCGGACAGTGCAGTTGGCACCAGAGCCCCGCGACGGCCGACGTCGAGGTCATCATCAATCGCGACGGCTCGGTCGTGGCGAAGTCAGGAAGTCAGGACATCGGGACGGGGACTCGGACGGCCGTGGGCATCGGCGCGGCCGAGGGGCTTGGTGTGCCGCTCGCGGCGATCTCGGCGATGGTCGGACGATCGTCGTATCCGATCGGGCCGAACTCCGGCGGCTCGGTGACGCTGGCGAATGTCTATCCCGCGTCATTCCGCGCCGGCGAGGACGCCCGCGATAAGTTCCTCGCGTTCCTTGGCTCGTCGCTGGGTGTCGAGGCCGGGCTGCTCTCGATCAAGGGTGGCGAGGTCTTCAACGATGGAAAGAAGATCCTCTCGTGGAGCGACGCGTGCGCCAAGATCGGCGACGCGATCGTGGGCCGCGGACACAACGATCAGCGCACACGAAGGGCCGACGAGGGCGACGGGCACAGTTCGGGGGTCCAGGCCGTTGAGGTCGAGGTCGACACAAGCACGGGCGTCGTTCGGGCGAAGCGCGTCGTCGCGATCCAGGCGTGCGGGCGGGCGGTCTTCCGCAAGGGGGCCGAGAGCCAGATCATGGGCGGCGTGATCCAGGGCCTGAGTTTCGCGCTCTTTGAGTCCAAGATCATGGATCGCTCAACGGGCACGATGGTGAACCCGAACATGGAGCAGTACAAGATCCTGGGGCCCGACGACATGCCGCACATCGTGCCGGTGCTGTGGACGAAGAATCAGACCAGTCCGCGATCGCTCGCCGAGCCGCCGGTGGTGCCGACGGCCGGGGCGCTGGCGTGTGCGGTCTTCAACGCGATCGGCGCGCCGGTGCGGTCGCTCCCGATCACGCCCGACAAGGTTCTGGCCGCGCTCCGCGGAGGTGCCCAGTGA
- a CDS encoding FAD binding domain-containing protein, with translation MNEFSFATVRSYEQAATLLKDKRFSLPMLKGGGMDIVDHLKEGLAEPDLLINVKRVRDGEPITLSTKAGKPVLRIEASATMAEIASSPIMLEHAPVVANAVGKAATPQVRNAATAAGNLLQRPRCWYYRQSEFDCLKKGGSRCFAAEGENKYHAIFGDGPCHIVHPSNLAPALHVCDGVVHLANSTRESIRVSELYHMPDRGIRDEHNLQPGEIITHITLTPRPRSGFYVVKEKQSFDWPLVFACVAIESENGSTKFSSARVCAGAVAPTPWPMPEVEKALIGVDAKDDAALAKALASSTRGAKPMTQNAYKLDLLPVVLARATRLAAGLSALA, from the coding sequence GTGAACGAGTTCTCCTTCGCCACGGTCCGGTCGTATGAGCAGGCGGCAACGCTCCTCAAGGACAAGCGATTCTCCCTCCCCATGCTCAAGGGCGGCGGGATGGACATCGTCGATCACCTGAAGGAAGGTCTCGCCGAGCCGGACCTGCTCATCAATGTGAAGCGAGTTCGAGATGGCGAGCCGATCACGCTCTCCACCAAGGCCGGGAAGCCGGTCCTGCGGATCGAAGCGTCGGCAACGATGGCCGAGATCGCGAGCAGCCCGATCATGCTCGAGCACGCGCCCGTGGTGGCGAACGCGGTGGGCAAGGCCGCAACACCCCAGGTCCGTAACGCCGCGACCGCCGCGGGGAACCTCTTGCAGCGACCGCGCTGCTGGTACTACCGCCAGAGCGAGTTCGATTGCCTGAAGAAGGGCGGCTCGCGCTGCTTCGCCGCCGAGGGCGAGAACAAGTATCACGCGATCTTTGGCGACGGGCCCTGCCACATCGTCCACCCGTCGAATCTCGCCCCCGCGCTGCATGTCTGCGACGGCGTGGTGCACCTTGCCAATAGCACGCGAGAATCCATCCGCGTCTCCGAGTTGTATCACATGCCCGACCGCGGCATCCGTGACGAGCACAACCTCCAACCCGGCGAGATCATCACGCACATCACGCTCACGCCGCGCCCCCGCAGCGGGTTCTACGTCGTGAAAGAGAAGCAATCGTTCGACTGGCCCCTGGTCTTCGCGTGCGTAGCGATCGAGTCCGAGAACGGCTCGACGAAGTTCTCGTCCGCGCGGGTCTGCGCCGGGGCCGTTGCTCCGACGCCGTGGCCCATGCCGGAGGTTGAGAAAGCCCTCATTGGCGTGGACGCGAAGGACGACGCGGCTCTTGCCAAGGCCCTCGCCTCATCCACTCGTGGCGCCAAGCCCATGACCCAGAACGCGTACAAACTCGATCTGCTTCCCGTTGTTCTCGCGCGAGCCACGCGACTTGCCGCTGGTTTGTCCGCCCTTGCCTGA
- a CDS encoding methylated-DNA--[protein]-cysteine S-methyltransferase: MASETIETPIGLLLVRASARGVIAIEFDATPGDPTPCGNDLARRVLDQATRELHEYFGGTRREFEVSVDAAGTLFRQSVWRELRTINFGTTISYGELARRVGYVNASRAVGAANGANSIPIIVPCHRVIGADGTLTGFGGGVWRKEWLLRHEGALDPLWS, from the coding sequence GTGGCGTCCGAGACGATCGAGACACCAATCGGACTGCTACTGGTGCGTGCATCGGCTCGCGGCGTGATCGCGATCGAGTTCGACGCCACGCCGGGAGATCCCACACCTTGTGGCAACGACTTGGCGCGGCGAGTCCTTGATCAGGCGACACGTGAACTCCACGAGTATTTCGGTGGCACGCGGCGCGAGTTCGAGGTCTCGGTGGACGCCGCTGGAACGCTCTTCCGCCAATCCGTCTGGCGAGAACTTCGTACCATCAACTTCGGCACGACGATCTCCTATGGCGAACTCGCCCGGCGTGTCGGATACGTGAACGCCTCGAGAGCGGTCGGCGCGGCCAACGGCGCGAACTCCATCCCCATCATCGTCCCCTGCCACCGCGTCATTGGAGCCGATGGCACACTCACCGGGTTCGGCGGCGGCGTGTGGCGAAAGGAATGGCTGCTCCGGCACGAGGGCGCGTTGGACCCTTTGTGGTCGTGA
- the miaA gene encoding tRNA (adenosine(37)-N6)-dimethylallyltransferase MiaA — protein sequence MIIGPTASGKSDLAVELALHFNGRARPAEILSADSVQIFRHLDIGSAKPTLDERRGVPHHLIDLAEPTERFTVADWLGACNRRIDECRARGVIPIVVGGTHLSIKALVDGIFEGPAGDPELRARLASLPAEELRAKLEAADPDAAARLHPNDLRRTIRALEVHTLTGRPISRQQTQWDEWTPRETSSEADTPQTPGARRREAQLIILHWPTELLNRRINARVKVMMERGLLDEVRSLHERGLFGPQTCEALGYKQLLSHLRGECPIEDAVEKIKIETRRFAKNQRTWLRRLSAPTPGAPRPIVIDAETLPRDRWPELVLDSLSIRR from the coding sequence GTGATCATTGGCCCCACGGCGTCGGGAAAGTCCGACCTTGCCGTTGAACTCGCGTTGCACTTCAATGGGCGCGCCCGTCCGGCCGAGATCCTCTCCGCCGACTCGGTGCAAATCTTCCGCCACCTCGACATCGGCTCGGCCAAGCCCACTCTCGACGAACGCCGCGGCGTGCCGCACCACCTGATCGACCTCGCCGAGCCGACCGAACGGTTCACCGTCGCCGATTGGCTCGGGGCGTGCAACAGGAGGATCGATGAGTGCCGCGCTCGCGGCGTGATCCCCATCGTCGTCGGCGGGACGCATCTCTCGATCAAGGCCCTGGTCGATGGGATCTTCGAGGGGCCGGCGGGCGACCCCGAGTTGCGCGCGCGCCTCGCCTCGCTTCCAGCCGAGGAACTCCGCGCCAAACTCGAGGCCGCCGACCCGGACGCGGCCGCACGCCTCCACCCCAACGATCTCCGCCGCACGATCCGGGCGCTCGAGGTGCACACGTTGACCGGTCGCCCGATCTCGCGGCAACAAACACAGTGGGACGAGTGGACTCCACGAGAGACAAGTTCCGAAGCCGACACGCCGCAGACGCCCGGCGCCCGTCGGCGTGAGGCGCAACTGATCATCCTTCACTGGCCGACGGAACTCCTCAATCGCCGCATCAACGCACGCGTCAAGGTGATGATGGAGCGTGGCCTTCTCGACGAAGTCCGATCGCTCCACGAGCGGGGACTCTTCGGCCCGCAGACGTGCGAGGCTTTGGGATACAAGCAACTCCTCTCCCACCTGCGTGGCGAGTGCCCGATCGAGGACGCCGTCGAGAAGATCAAGATCGAGACTCGCCGCTTTGCGAAGAATCAGCGGACGTGGCTTCGCCGCTTGTCGGCCCCAACTCCGGGCGCACCGAGACCGATCGTGATCGACGCAGAGACCTTGCCCCGCGATCGGTGGCCTGAACTCGTGCTCGATTCGCTCAGCATCCGGCGTTGA